Proteins from one Gossypium raimondii isolate GPD5lz chromosome 8, ASM2569854v1, whole genome shotgun sequence genomic window:
- the LOC105790718 gene encoding uncharacterized protein LOC105790718, producing the protein MDLLKEELLKKRQSLAQNTGGKRVFKRSEIEQKQIQKLREQEKRELEAKCHRQSTASPSNVSDTSAKPNPSASSTASTIATSTAGSSKSLTDEQNIDNLDLPRQEVIRRLRFLKQPITLFGEDDAARLERLKYVLKAGLFEVDSDMTDGQTNDFLRDIAELRKRQKTGILSDRKRKDREEGEGGGQDREEEGGGGGGELSGDGDGGSSGVDMDKDLKRMKANFDELCDEDKILVFFKRLLNEWKQELDDMGEAEKRTAKGKSMVATFKQCARYLNPLFKFCRKKVLPDDIRQALLVVVECCMKRDYLAAMDHYIKMAIGNAPWPIGVTMVGIHERSAREKIYTNSVAHIMNDETTRKYLQSVKRLMTFCQRRYPTLPSKAVEFNSLANGSDLQSLLAEERDSRVSSSDDKLRLMPTPTDT; encoded by the exons ATGGATCTTCTCAAAGAAGAGCTTCTCAAGAAACGGCAAAGTTTAGCTCAGAATACCGGCGGAAAGCGCGTATTCAAACGCTCCGAGATAGAACAAAAGCAAATCCAAAAGCTTCGCGAGCAAGAAAAACGCGAACTCGAAGCGAAATGTCACCGCCAATCCACTGCATCCCCCTCCAATGTCAGCGATACTTCCGCCAAACCTAACCCCTCCGCTTCCAGCACGGCATCCACAATTGCAACTTCCACCGCCGGTTCCTCCAAATCCCTCACCGATGAACAAAACATTGACAACCTCGACCTTCCAAGGCAAGAAGTCATCCGCCGCCTTCGCTTCCTCAAACAACCTATTACGCTCTTCGGCGAAGATGACGCAGCTCGTCTCGAAAGGTTAAAATACGTCTTAAAAGCAGGTCTTTTCGAGGTCGACAGCGATATGACTGACGGTCAAACCAATGACTTCTTGAGAGACATTGCCGAGCTGCGGAAGCGGCAGAAGACGGGGATTTTGAGCGATAGGAAGAGAAAGGATAGGGAAGAAGGGGAAGGAGGAGGACAGGATAGGGAAGAAGAAGggggaggaggaggaggagagtTGAGtggtgatggtgatggtggGTCCAGCGGAGTCGATATGGATAAggatttgaaaagaatgaaggCGAATTTCGATGAGCTGTGTGATGAAGATAAGATTCTGGTGTTTTTCAAGAGGTTGTTGAATGAGTGGAAACAGGAGCTGGATGATATGGGTGAGGCTGAAAAGAGAACGGCAAAAGGGAAGTCCATGGTAGCCACGTTTAAGCAGTGCGCTCGTTACTTGAATCCATTGTTCAAGTTCTGTAGGAAGAAG GTGCTTCCTGATGATATCCGTCAAGCATTGTTGGTGGTGGTCGAATGCTGCATGAAGAGGGACTACCTGGCTGCCATGGACCATTACATTAAGATGGCTATCGGTAATGCACCCTGGCCAATTGGTGTCACTATGGTTGGTATCCATGAACGTTCAGCTCGTGAAAAGATCTATACCAATAGTGTTGCCCACATAATGAACGATGAGACTACTCGCAAATACTTGCAATCAGTGAAAAGGCTAATGACCTTTTGCCAACGACGATATCCTACCCTTCCATCTAAAGCAGTTGAGTTCAACAGCTTGGCTAATGGTAGTGATTTACAGTCATTGCTAGCAGAAGAGAGGGATTCCAGGGTTAGTTCCTCAGATGACAAGCTTAGGTTAATGCCCACTCCAACGGACACCtga